A window of Maioricimonas rarisocia genomic DNA:
GGCGGAGTGGTCGGTGCCCCATCGGTTGCCGGTTCGTCCGCGGGCTTGTCGGCATCTGCGTCCGGCTTTTCGCTGGTGGGGGCATCGTCGTCGGATTCGGTCGCCGGCTTCTCTGCGGGTGTATCCGCATCGGCCGGTGCTTCGTCGACCGGCGTCTTCTCTTCCGGCGTCACCTCTTTGACGGGCTGTTCGGCCGGCTGCTCGGCATCGTCACCTGCCTCTTCCTCCTGCAGAAGGACGGGCTGGGCGTCAGCGAGCGCGTCGAGAATCGTGTCGCTGTTGCTGGCGGGAGCTGCTGACATTTCGTCGCCAGCCGGCGCGCTCTCTTCCGCGGGGGAGCTTTCGTCAGCTGGAGCGTCGCCGTCTTCGGCGGGGGTGTCTGATTCTTCCGGCGTGCTCTCGCTGGCTGGTGCTTCCGGCGATTCAGCAGGGGTTTCCGCCGGAGCGTCCCCTTCGGATTCCGGTGTGGCGCCACCCGGTGGCGTCAGTTGCGGTCCGCTGCCCGGGAATTCCGGAGCGGCACCACCAGGAACGGTCGAACCTTCCATTCCCTCGGGGACACGCTTGTACTGTTCTTCGTAGTACTCTTCGATCTCCTCGTCGGTCACTTCGCCGACAAGGCTTTCCACTTCGTGATAAGCAGCTTCGAGGTAGGCCAGTTGGACCTTTCGCGGCTGGAAGAAGCCGGGCTGTCCCTCGGCGACGCGGCCCTCGCGTGTGCGGTTCGGGAGGTTCTCGCGGTACTGCTGGAACAGCTCCTGCAGCTGCTCTTCGGTCGGCTCGCTGCTGGTCGGGACAAAGTCGTCGACCGGAACCACGACCAGTTCCGCCGTCACCTGCTCGTTCAGCTTGCGGTAAAACTCCCAGTAGGTTTCCGGAGGCAGAATCGTGCCGCCGAACAGGTATCCGGCGACGTTGCGGGCGAGGATTTCGTCCCGCAGGATCTCGACGAGTTCCCCTTCGCTGAGCTGCAGCCGCTGGCGGATTTCCTTGAACAGGCTGGAGGTCATCTGGCGATTGGTGATCGCGTTGATGAACTCGGTGACCGCTTCCTGGGGAACTTCGATGCCGAGCCGGCGTCCCTCACGACGCAGCATTTCGCCGGCGATCACATCCCGGTCGCTGGTGTCGCCGGGCCGCTGGAAGCCGAACTGCAGCTGCGCGATCTGGAACTGGATGAACGGGTTGTCTTCGTTCGTGCGGAGCAGGGCGTCGGCCACAAACTGGTTGGCGATGACGCGGCGCTGGCGAAGTTCGGCCAGTTCGTTCTGCGAAATGTTGCCGGTGTTGGCGTAGACCGCAGCGCCGGGCTGGCCCCAGTAGGTGAGGCCGACACCGATCAACACGCCGGCGACCAGGCCCCAGACGCTGTATTCGTTGGATTTGCCCGACTGCAGCCCCGCGACCCAGAAGACGCCGGCCATGAGGGCGGCCAGGGCCAGGATCATCAGGCCGGCGGGAATGTTCCGCGGGTCCTGGATGGCACCGCAGATCACAAAAGAGAACATGGCCATCCCGACGAGGATGACCGTGAGTATCTTCTGGTGCCGCCGGAAAATTTCGAAGGGTGACCTCATCCGTGCCGCCTTATCTGCAGCCTGAAAATAGCGAGTCAGCCGAGTGTTGATCCGCTCCGGGGCGGGCCGTGGCCGGCCGCTGCCCGTCTCCTCTTCCCACCACCTGTGGGGCGAGTTCCAACCGAATTGGATGTCGGTCGGTACCCGGGACCACGCTTGACAATCTGCGGAACGATGCTTTAAGGATGCCGCAAGCTCAGGCGGGGACTGGATCAACGGCCCGCATTGTAGCTCCGGGCGGTCCCCTCGCAAGCCCACTCGGGCCGCCGCAGGATTGACGACCTCCCCATGATTGGGGTAGTCGGAGCGAGGTCCGGCGTATGGAACCTGACCGCACACTCGAATCATTGCAAGGTGGTCCCGCGTGGCCCAGAAACGCAAAAAGGGGCTGGTGATCGTTGAATCACCCGCCAAGGCAAAGAAGATCGGCGGCTTCCTCGGCAAGGACTACGAGGTCCGGGCGAGCATGGGGCACGTGCGCGATCTTCCCGCCAGCGCGAAGGAGGTTCCTGCCAGTATCAAGAAGGAACCCTGGAGCACGCTGGGGGTGAACACCTCGGCCGACTTCGAGCCGGTCTATGTTGTTCCGCCGGAGAAGAAGAAGGTCGTCAAGGAACTCAAGGACGCTCTGAAGAACGTCGATGAGCTGATCCTCGCGACGGACGAAGACCGCGAAGGAGAGAGCATCGGCTGGCACCTCGCCGAACTGCTCAAGCCCAAGGTGCCGGTCAGGCGGATGGTCTTCTCCGAGATCACCCGCAAGGCGATCCTCGACGCGCTGCATCAGCCGCGCGAGCTCGACTACAACCTCGTCGAGGCTCAGGAAGCCCGCCGCGTTCTCGACCGGCTGTACGGTTACACGCTCAGCCCGCTGCTGTGGAAGAAGATTGCCCGCGGGCTCTCGGCCGGACGTGTGCAGAGCGTCGCCGTCCGGATTCTGGTGCACCGCGAACTCGAGCGGCTCGCCTTCCGCAGCGGTACCTACTGGGACCTCAAGGCGGAGGTCGCCACCACCGCCGACGAAGGGTTCTCCGCGCAACTGGTGACCGTTGGAGGCCGCAAGGTCGCGACCGGCAAGGACTTCGACGAGAACACCGGGAAGATCCGCGAAGGGGCGGACGTGCTGCTCCTCTCGGAGGACGAGGCCCGGGCGCTGCAGGAGCGGCTGCAGCAGTCCGATTGGAGCGTCGCCTCGGTCGAGCACCGCCTGCAGGTCCGCAAGCCCCCCGCGCCGTTCACCACCAGTACGCTGCAGCAGGAAGCGAACCGCAAGCTGAACATGACGGCCCGTCAGGCGATGCAGGTCGCCCAGCGGCTCTACGAAGACGGTTACATCACCTACATGCGTACCGACAGCGTCTCGCTCTCGCAGGAGGCGATCAACGCCGCCCGCGGCCGGATCGAGTCGAGCTACGGGACCAACTACCTCAGCGACCAGCCACGGCAGTACAGCAACAAGACCAAGAACGCCCAGGAAGCTCACGAAGCGATTCGTCCTGCCGGTGACGAGATGAAGACCGGCGAGGAACTCGGCCTGGGAGGCCGTGAGCTGAGCCTGTACACGATGATCTGGAAGCGGACGATGGCCACGCAGATGGCCGAAGCCCGCCTGAGGTTCGACACCGTCACGATCCAGGCGGGGGATGCCGAGTTTCGCGCCACCGGCCGGCACGTCGAGTTTCCCGGCTTCTTCCGGGCCTACGTGGAAGGGGTGGACGACCCCGAGGCGGCACTCGACGACGAAGAGTCGGCCCTCCCCGAGATGTCCGAGAGTGACGCCCTCAAGTGCCGCGACCTCGAAGCCGTCGGGCACGAAACCAAGCCGCCCGCGCGGTACACCGAAGCAACGCTCGTCCGCAAGCTGGAGCAGGAAGGAATCGGCCGCCCCAGTACGTATGCGAGCATCATCGGTACGATCCAGGACCGGGGATACGTGCAGAAGGTCAGCAATCAGCTGGTTCCGACGTTTACCGCAATGGCGGTGACGCGACTGCTCGAACAGTACTTCCCGCGGCTGGTCGACCTGAAGTTCACCGCTCAGATGGAGCAGTCGCTCGACGATATCTCCAACGGCGAGGGGGCCAAGCTCGGATACCTCAAGGACTTCTACTCCGGAGAGGACGGGCTCGAAGAGCAGGTCAAATCCAAGGAGGAGACGATCGATCCCCGTCGGGCCTGCACGCTCGAACTGGACGGGATCGAGTCGGCCGTGCGCGTGGGACGGTTCGGCCCGTACCTCGAGCGGCAGCAGAACGG
This region includes:
- a CDS encoding ICP22 family protein — its product is MFSFVICGAIQDPRNIPAGLMILALAALMAGVFWVAGLQSGKSNEYSVWGLVAGVLIGVGLTYWGQPGAAVYANTGNISQNELAELRQRRVIANQFVADALLRTNEDNPFIQFQIAQLQFGFQRPGDTSDRDVIAGEMLRREGRRLGIEVPQEAVTEFINAITNRQMTSSLFKEIRQRLQLSEGELVEILRDEILARNVAGYLFGGTILPPETYWEFYRKLNEQVTAELVVVPVDDFVPTSSEPTEEQLQELFQQYRENLPNRTREGRVAEGQPGFFQPRKVQLAYLEAAYHEVESLVGEVTDEEIEEYYEEQYKRVPEGMEGSTVPGGAAPEFPGSGPQLTPPGGATPESEGDAPAETPAESPEAPASESTPEESDTPAEDGDAPADESSPAEESAPAGDEMSAAPASNSDTILDALADAQPVLLQEEEAGDDAEQPAEQPVKEVTPEEKTPVDEAPADADTPAEKPATESDDDAPTSEKPDADADKPADEPATDGAPTTPPPAADPPAPPQGVRPLDAELRLEIRDRILRERTLEKMEELTEEAYAFMANEIGFYVNASEEDPAHISPEEAARKLQEYADEHGLIYTQTPLLTFSELSTSEDYPIGQASDPSNPRSAAVATDVFSTSPQDVYRPRRAVDVRSDSRFSYWKTRDVAAHVPESLEEEGIREQVVEALELQQARPKARERAEALVELASDSEKPFLELMGEQTVDGREGSLFLNPREVGPFSWMRRSTAVSPNSFRPPAPEMTQIPGLNGLGNEFMDTVFNELQTDEVGIASNADQTEFYVVRIASKTPSSEDEREQFRDGFLAESPTSFSEMEQEERREFGTNWLDRLFEKHDVRIAERETPDEQY
- the topA gene encoding type I DNA topoisomerase, whose product is MAQKRKKGLVIVESPAKAKKIGGFLGKDYEVRASMGHVRDLPASAKEVPASIKKEPWSTLGVNTSADFEPVYVVPPEKKKVVKELKDALKNVDELILATDEDREGESIGWHLAELLKPKVPVRRMVFSEITRKAILDALHQPRELDYNLVEAQEARRVLDRLYGYTLSPLLWKKIARGLSAGRVQSVAVRILVHRELERLAFRSGTYWDLKAEVATTADEGFSAQLVTVGGRKVATGKDFDENTGKIREGADVLLLSEDEARALQERLQQSDWSVASVEHRLQVRKPPAPFTTSTLQQEANRKLNMTARQAMQVAQRLYEDGYITYMRTDSVSLSQEAINAARGRIESSYGTNYLSDQPRQYSNKTKNAQEAHEAIRPAGDEMKTGEELGLGGRELSLYTMIWKRTMATQMAEARLRFDTVTIQAGDAEFRATGRHVEFPGFFRAYVEGVDDPEAALDDEESALPEMSESDALKCRDLEAVGHETKPPARYTEATLVRKLEQEGIGRPSTYASIIGTIQDRGYVQKVSNQLVPTFTAMAVTRLLEQYFPRLVDLKFTAQMEQSLDDISNGEGAKLGYLKDFYSGEDGLEEQVKSKEETIDPRRACTLELDGIESAVRVGRFGPYLERQQNGETMTASLPNDINPADVSNELVGKLFELKAKGPQSLGMHPEEGLPIFVLSGPFGPYLQLGEVTEENEKPKRVSIPKNIEPTEIELDTAIQLINLPRRLGHHPEDNKVVNAGVGRYGPYVQHAGKYKSLGKDDDVLTVTLDRAVELLKQAKGRGTATPVKELGKHPDDGDTIGIFEGRYGPYVKHKKVNATIPKDREIESVTLEEALTWLAEKAAKKGTGRKKATKTKASKKKTAKKKSARKKASKKKKTAD